In Lemur catta isolate mLemCat1 chromosome 1, mLemCat1.pri, whole genome shotgun sequence, one DNA window encodes the following:
- the ISLR2 gene encoding immunoglobulin superfamily containing leucine-rich repeat protein 2: protein MAPLQALWLAWALLGVARACPEPCVCVDKYAHQFADCAYKELREVPEGLPANVTTLSLSANKITVLRRGAFTDVTQVTSLWLAHSEVRTVESGALAVLSQLKNLDLSHNLISSFPWSDLRNLSALQLLKMNHNRLGSLPRDALGALADLRSLRINNNRLRTLEPGTFDALSALSHLQLYHNPFHCGCGLVWLQAWAASTRVSLPEPDSIACASPPALQGVLVLRLPALPCAPPSVRLSAEPQPETPGTPLRAGLAFALHCLADGHPTPRLQWQLQIPGGTVVLQPPVPSGEDDGDRAEDGEGKGDGDVMTQTEAPTPTPAPVWPAPPATPRFLALANGSLLVPLLSAKEAGVYTCRAHNELGANSTSVRVAVAAAGPPKHAPGAGGDPDGQVPTSERKSTAKGRGNSVLPSKPEGKIKGQGLARVSVLGEPEAEPQEEAGEGEEAEDQIPADPAEKQHCGHGDPSQYVSNHAFNQSTELKPHVFELGVIALDVAEREARVQLTPLATRWGPGPGGAGGPGRPGRRPLRLLYLCPAGGGAAVQWSRVEEGVNAYWFRGLRPGTNYSVCLALAGEACHVQVVFATKKELPSLLVIVAVSVFLLVLATVPLLGAACCHLLAKHPGKPYRLILRPQAPDPMEKRIAADFDPRASYLESEKSYPAGGEAGGEEPEETPGEGLDEDAEQGAPSGGLQREESLAACSLVESQSKANQEEFEAGSEYSDRLPLGAEAVNIAQEINGNYRQTAG, encoded by the coding sequence ATGGCGCCACTTCAGGCCCTGTGGTTGGCCTGGGCGCTGCTAGGAGTGGCCAGAGCGTGTCCGGAGCCGTGCGTCTGCGTGGACAAGTACGCTCACCAGTTCGCCGACTGCGCCTACAAGGAGTTGCGCGAGGTGCCCGAAGGACTGCCGGCCAATGTGACCACGCTTAGTCTGTCGGCCAACAAGATCACCGTGCTACGGCGCGGGGCCTTCACAGACGTCACTCAGGTCACATCACTTTGGCTGGCGCACAGTGAAGTGCGCACCGTGGAGTCAGGTGCACTGGCCGTGCTGAGCCAGCTTAAGAACCTCGACCTGAGCCACAACCTCATATCCAGCTTCCCGTGGAGCGACCTGCGTAACCTGAGCGCGCTGCAGCTGCTCAAAATGAACCACAACCGCCTGGGCTCACTGCCCCGGGACGCCCTCGGCGCGCTGGCCGACTTGCGCTCCCTGCGCATCAACAACAACCGGCTTCGTACTCTGGAGCCCGGCACCTTCGACGCGCTAAGCGCGCTGTCACACTTGCAACTCTATCACAATCCCTTCCACTGCGGATGTGGCCTTGTGTGGCTGCAGGCCTGGGCCGCGAGCACCCGGGTCTCCCTACCGGAGCCGGACTCCATTGCGTGCGCCTCGCCTCCCGCACTGCAGGGGGTGCTGGTGCTCCGCTTGCCCGCCCTGCCCTGCGCACCGCCCAGCGTGCGTCTGAGCGCCGAGCCGCAGCCCGAGACGCCCGGCACCCCCCTGCGCGCGGGCCTGGCCTTCGCGTTGCACTGCTTAGCCGACGGCCATCCCACTCCTCGCTTGCAATGGCAACTTCAGATTCCGGGTGGCACCGTAGTCTTACAGCCGCCGGTCCCGAGCGGGGAGGACGATGGAGACAGGGcggaggatggggaggggaaaggagatgGGGACGTGATGACGCAGACCGAAGCGCCAACCCCGACTCCCGCACCCGTTTGGCCGGCGCCCCCAGCCACCCCACGCTTCCTGGCCCTCGCAAATGGCTCCCTGTTGGTGCCCCTCTTAAGCGCCAAGGAGGCAGGCGTCTACACATGCCGTGCACACAATGAGCTGGGAGCCAACTCCACATCAGTACGCGTAGCGGTGGCAGCAGCCGGACCCCCAAAGCATGCGCCTGGTGCGGGGGGAGACCCCGATGGGCAGGTCCCGACCTCTGAGCGCAAGTCCACAGCCAAGGGCCGGGGCAACAGCGTCCTGCCCTCCAAACCCGAGGGCAAAATCAAAGGCCAAGGCCTGGCCAGGGTCAGCGTCCTCGGAGAGCCGGAGGCGGAGCCGCAGGAGGAGGcaggtgagggagaggaggccGAAGACCAGATCCCTGCGGACCCGGCGGAGAAGCAGCACTGTGGCCACGGGGACCCCTCTCAGTACGTGTCCAACCACGCGTTCAACCAGAGCACAGAGCTCAAGCCGCACGTCTTCGAGCTGGGTGTCATCGCGCTGGACGTAGCGGAGCGCGAGGCACGGGTGCAGCTGACGCCGCTCGCGACACGCTGGGGCCCCGGGCCCGGCGGGGCTGGGGGACCGGGGCGACCTGGGCGCCGGCCCCTGCGCCTGCTGTATCTGTGccccgcggggggcggggcggcagTGCAGTGGTCCCGCGTGGAGGAGGGCGTCAACGCCTACTGGTTCCGGGGCCTGCGGCCGGGCACCAACTACTCCGTGTGCCTGGCGCTGGCGGGCGAGGCCTGTCACGTGCAAGTGGTGTTTGCCACCAAGAAGGAGCTGCCGTCGCTGCTGGTCATCGTGGCGGTGAGCGTATTCCTGCTGGTGCTGGCCACCGTGCCCCTGCTGGGTGCCGCCTGCTGTCACCTGCTGGCTAAGCACCCGGGCAAGCCCTACCGGCTCATCCTGCGGCCTCAGGCCCCTGACCCCATGGAGAAGCGCATCGCCGCCGACTTTGACCCGCGTGCCTCGTACCTTGAGTCGGAGAAAAGCTACCCGGCAGGCGGCGAGGCGGGCGGCGAGGAGCCAGAGGAGACCCCCGGGGAGGGCCTTGACGAGGACGCGGAGCAGGGAGCCCCAAGTGGAGggctgcagagggaggagagCTTGGCAGCCTGCTCGCTGGTGGAGTCCCAGTCTAAGGCCAACCAGGAGGAGTTCGAGGCAGGCTCCGAGTACAGCGATCGGCTGCCCCTGGGCGCAGAGGCGGTCAACATCGCCCAGGAGATTAACGGCAACTACAGGCAGACGGCAGGCTGA